The Rheinheimera mangrovi genome contains the following window.
TGGCGTCATCTGGTTTTCCGGATTTAACCTTATTGTTGGTATTCAGTGCTGGTGTTGTACTGATGAGATCTGCAGGTTGTGTGATTAACGACTATGCGGACCGCAATTTTGATGGTCATGTTGAGCGCACCAAAGCGCGGCCTTTAGCCGCTGGGCTGGTTGGCAGCGGCGAAGCCTTGCAGCTGTTTGTACTCTTGCTGCTGTGTAGTGCAAGTTTGCTGTTGTTTTTAAGCCCGGCTACCCAACTGTTATCTTTAGTGGCAGTTGCTTTAGCCATTCTCTACCCCTTTATGAAGCGTGTGACCTACCTGCCACAATTTGTTTTAGGAGCGGCGTACAGCTGGGCAATTCCTATGGCCGCTATGGCTGCAACAGGCAGTATTCCGCTATGGATTTGGGCTTTGTATCTGGCGAATTTAGTCTGGACCGTCGCATTTGATACCTTTTACGCTATGGTCGATATGCAGGACGACAAAACGATAGGGGTTAAATCCACCGCGTTATTATTTGGTCGTTATTGTCATCCTGCTATTGCTGCTCTGCAGCTGATGTTTTTGGCGCTGATGGCCTGGGTGGGTCAACAAAATGGCCTTGGATGGTTTTTTTATGCGGCTTTAGTGCTGGTGCTGCTGAGTTTTATTCATCAACACTGGCAGGCAAAAACGCAGGGCCGGGCCGGTTGTTTCCAGGCATTTTTAAATAACCATTACAGTGGTTTATTGCTATTTGCAGGTATTGGCCTCGATTTGTTATGAGCGATTGCGTTTTTTCCGCCGCCATGGCAATAACAAAGCGCCGGTTAGGGTAAAAAACAAAGCTGTAGCGGAAAACACAATCAACAGTGGGTGGTTAAAATCTTCTCTGTTTTCGTAATCCATAATATGCAGCATCCAGACAAAATCGAAAACACGCCAGTTCGCGGTGCGCACCGACAAGAGTTTGCCTGTGTACTCTTCCAAATAAAAGCTGCTGTTGTCTTCATCCGCGAACTGCACTTGCCATAAAGGTGCAGTTAAGTGCCTGACTTCAAAAGGTGCTTGTTGCATGTACTGCATTTTGTCTATTTCGGCAGAGCCCTGATACTGACGTCTTGCTAAGTCTTTTACCTGAGCTTCTGTTAATGGAGCTATCACTTCAGCTGTTAAGGCCGAATAATACAACTGCTCCTTGTCTTTACTGAATTGATAAACAGGAGTAATGCCTTGTTGGCTGAGTTTCAACTGATGATGCGGGAGTTGCTGCGCCAGTGGTGCAGGAGAGATAGCCTGACTCCAGTCCGGAGTTGCCAGAGCTCGACGTAAATGTTCACCTCGTACTTGCTCTATAGGTAAAAGGCTCATCACCAAACCACTGCCAAACCAGCCTATTAATTGCAGCAGTAACACCCAGCCAAGATATTTGTGCACTCTGCGCCAGAATGACAAACGAGCCAATGACGTGAGCGGTGACACCCAAAATGAAGATAAGACCACAGGCACTATTCCCGAATTTTTTTATTATCTTGCCCTGAAGTAAAACACTGTGCGAGTGTTTTTGTTTATTGTTTTGAGCTGTTTATTGTGAGGGGTCAATCTGGCCCTGAATACTGCTGTTATGTCGGAACCAGCCCGCAATGCTGTAGCGGGTTTCGGACGCAGGCAATACTTCATGTGGAAAACGACAACTTTCAAAGATCACCAAAGTGCCGGCTTTAGGTTGTATGGTGGTTAATAGCTGATCCTGCTCGTCATAGAGTACCAGCTCGCCGCCTTGCTCTGGCGTATTCAGATAACAAACGCTGGATAACACACGATTTGAACGGCCGACAAAAGCATCAAGATGTTTCTGATAAAAATCACCTTGCTGATAACGGGCGTAATGCGCTTCAAAATCTATTAAACCTAAAAAACAGCGTTGGTTCATATCCTGTTGCAGTAAAGCCATTTGTTGCAAATACTGCTGTTGCACCGGATTGTCAGAATCTAACCAGGCGGTATGATCGCGTCGCACTTGCTGATCCAGCTGGTGCAGGCCCTGACGTCCAACTCCTGCCGCTTTTAATGACTGCCGTTGCACGTCCTGATACAACTGCCAGCATAACTTGGCCGGAATAGCCTGTTCCAACACCACATAACCTTGCTGATAAAAAGCTGGAGCTATCTGTTCCAGCCAGTCTGTTAAAGTGGGCCATTGATAAGACATAAGGACTATTGAGCTCTGGTTTATCATGAATTTTCGGCTTTGTACGCCAGAAGCTGAACTGCTGTCAAGACAACACAGAGGCTTGCTGCTGTGTTGTCTTGAAGTGGGAGCTATTAATACTGGTAATAACTGGCTTTTTTCAATAAAGCCGGTGCATCAATCTTGCCTGTGACACACTGGTTGATATCGGATTTTTTCACCACCCAGTAGTGATCTTTGGCGTTGTTGCGGCCAGATAAACTTAGCTGAAACGAGACAAATTCCTGCTCTTTTAAATCCCGTAAGCTGGCGCCGTAATCACACAAGGTATTACTGAACACCTGACCTACTTTAGCCACCAGCTCAGTTTGACGCTGTGCCGCCAGTTTTTGCTGCTCAGCGCGTTTTTTATTGTATTCCTGTTCTTGCTCAGTCAGATTTTTTTGCAATTGGGTCAGTTGGATCTTCAGTTGCTCTGACTTTTGGTTAATTTCTTTTAGTTTCTTTTGCTGATCTGCATCCAGTTTGCTGACTTTGGAGGAAAACTCTATATCGCGTTTTTCCCGTTCGTAATCCCGTAAATCACGTTCGATGTCACGGCGTTCCTCCCGCAGATCCCGCAGCTTTTCGCTTTGATCCTGTTGTTGTTCTGCCATGGCTTCGGCGGCTTCAGCCATTTCTTCCATAGCTTCTTCATCAAAGCTAAAACTAAAGCTATTACCGTTTTCCGAAATACTGATGGAGTTTGCCACGTTAGCTGAAACCGCCACTGCAGCCCCGGGAGCCACAGGAGCTACTGGTGGCATAGGAGGCATAGGAGGCATCACAAAATGTCGCAACCAGCCGCTGTTACTATCCACCCGAAATGCCACACCCTGACCTATCAGATAGCTGTGTTGGATCCGACCTATGCTGGAGTGCTCTTCGCCGCCTAATGAGCTTTGCAGTATGTCCTGCATTATTTTCAGATTTTGTCCAAGCTTAGCGTTCACTTCAGTGGCGGCAAAACTGTTGCTTGCGATAATAAGGCCTGCCAACAAGGAGACTTTGCTGAATATCTTCATGAGTTTGTTACTCCACTAGGTTATCTGTTCTGAGTGTTCGGTGATGCACCAAGATCCAATCTGGCCTGGCTTGGCTGGTAATTATCCTGCCAGTAATGCCAGTCAGACTGACGTTGCTGATTGAGGTATTCCACCAGTTCCAGCATATCGGTGCGTCTTTCTTTGGTTTGTTGTTCGGTTAAATAGTCCTTCAGCAAAATAAGCTGTGAAGCTTGCTGCTGTTGAGTACTCTGTAATTGAGTCTGGATATAATCCTGCTGCTCTTTGCGATAGCTTGCGAGCAAGGTTTCCAGCTGTTGCTGCTGCATTTGTTGTCCGCCACGCCAGCTTAATGTCAGGCCACTGTCCTGCATCTGCAGCTCCAATGGTGACAAACTGACCACTAAAGCCACCACCGAAAAGGCCACACTTAGTTTGGGCCACCAGTTGCTGCTTTTAGCAGGGCGCTGCCATTGTTGCGCAAACATCGACATGGTGTCGACTTCAGGCACTGGCGCAAAAAATGGTGCTTTAGCCTGACGTTGAATCATCTGTGCTGTCTGAAAACGGCTATACCATTCACTGTTCTGGTCCAGTTGCTGTTCGCATTCGCTGGCCGTCAATTTTCCGGCCAGCCATGCTTCAAAAATTTGCTGACTGTTCGACATCTGTTAACTCCAACTGCGTACGCAGTTTATCTAAGGCCGCGTAAAATCTGGATTTGATGGTATTGCTCGACAGCGCCAACTGATCGGCAATCTCATCAAAAGTAAATTGCTGATAAAACCTCAGCTCTACAACCAACCGCTGCTCCGGCGGTAAGGATCGCAACTGCTGTTGCACCAGCCTTTGTGTATGCTGACCATAAAGTTGTTGTTCAAAACTTGGTGCTTCATCATCATAAAAATCATGCTCGTCGGTAAACTCTGTGGTTGTTTTACGCTTGCGGAGCATATCCATGGCTCTGTAGTTGGCAATGCCAAACAACCAGCTTTTGAATGAACTATCACCTCGGTACTGTGCCAGATTACGGCAAAGCACCATCAATACATCCTGCAATAAATCGCGGGCGTCGTCAGGCGAACCCAATAAACGCAGGCCAAAATAATACAGGGGTGCCTGATATCTCGACACCAATTGCTGCCAGGCTTTGGCATCACCGCCTATGGCTTTTTCTATTAAGCTCTCGTCGCTGCGTTTAAACACTTTTGATCTATTGTGAAGTTGTATTGATGATAAGTCGTATCAGGTCTGAAAATAGTTTGCCTGATTTGACAAAAAAGCAGGAATATTTTTGAAGAGTTTTTAAGTGTATAAATATAAAGGAGAATTTCTGATGAAGTTCTCCTTGGTTTTTTCAGGTTATGACGCTGAGTTTCTTAAGGGCTGTGATAAGCGGCGTTTAAACCAGATAGTAGCTGGCACACCAATCAGGCTCGGGATCAGCCAGGGCAACATCATCCAGTGGCCTGTTAATAACTCGGCAAATAAGGCTCGGCCACCAAAGGCAAAAAATGCGGTGTAAGCGGCAATGCCCGAACCAATCATGGCTGAGGCGTGTTCTATTAACCAACGATTGGCGGTAACCGTTTTGGTATGCAGGTAAGCCAGAATACTAAAGCTGGTCACGAGCGAAATACCGGCAAACACCATCACCAGCGGCATATTAAACAGAAAACCTTGCCAGGCTGCGTAGGGCGCTGCCACCACAAGCAACCAGACCGGAGCCTGATAACTCCAGTGTTTCAGTGGCTCGCGGTTTTGTTTGCATAAAAGGCTGCCGGTGGCATGACGTATGGTGACCCAGGTCAACAGGCTGAGTAAAAACAAAAACAGGTTCAGCATGTTAAAAAATGCCAGTTTGCGCTCTGAGACCTGACCATCTGCCAGCAGAGCAGCACCTTTAATTCCGATAGGATCAAACCAGACCATGCAGGTCATCACCAAACCACTTAAAGCCACAGTCTTCATAATATGGCCATAATAACGGCCGGATCTGCGATGCAAAGAACTACCTTTGCGGCTTAACATAGGTAACCAGAACAGCAAGAGTGCAATTACACCTAAAACAATATGTAGTTTTAATAACAGGCTATGTAGCGTTAACATCATCATTCTCCCTTTAGCAGATGCAGTCAGACTAAAACTTCAGCTGTGTTTTCGCAGGTGCCATAAGTCAGGATTTTTGACTGTGACTTTTGGCCTATTGAGCCGCCCCTGAAATCAGGCATACTGCAAAGTGAATAAGCAAAGGTTGAAGTCAGTGATGAGACTAAAGTTTTCAATAGCATGGGATGTGTTGGCAGGCTTGCTGACCTGGTTTTTAGTCTTTGTATTGAGCTTATGGTTGCTCTGGTCTGATGCTGAACTCTGGACTTTATGGCCCTGGGTTATACCGTTATTTTTAGTTAATGGCCTTTGTTTTTATCTGACCACCCGCAGTGCTGAACGTCATGGCAGCATGCCTGCCTTTGAGCTCTGTTGTTATCTGCTGCAGTTGATGTCTGCTCTGGCGTTAAATTGGCTGTTGCCTTTCGATTACCTGGCTATTCTGAGCATTATTTGGGTGTCGGTTTTGCCTTATCTGGTGGCAATGCGAACTGCGGTGATCATCACTCTTGCATTGATGGGGTTTTGGTATGGCGTAGATTCTGCTTTGGAGCAAAGGTCGTTATGGATCACCGGGCTTTTGTTCAGCAGCTTTCACTTTTTTGCGCTATTGATGACCAAGCAGGC
Protein-coding sequences here:
- the ubiA gene encoding 4-hydroxybenzoate octaprenyltransferase is translated as MRWQLQWQNWPYYRQLMRLDRPIGIYLLLWPTWWALWLASSGFPDLTLLLVFSAGVVLMRSAGCVINDYADRNFDGHVERTKARPLAAGLVGSGEALQLFVLLLLCSASLLLFLSPATQLLSLVAVALAILYPFMKRVTYLPQFVLGAAYSWAIPMAAMAATGSIPLWIWALYLANLVWTVAFDTFYAMVDMQDDKTIGVKSTALLFGRYCHPAIAALQLMFLALMAWVGQQNGLGWFFYAALVLVLLSFIHQHWQAKTQGRAGCFQAFLNNHYSGLLLFAGIGLDLL
- a CDS encoding PepSY domain-containing protein; the encoded protein is MVLSSFWVSPLTSLARLSFWRRVHKYLGWVLLLQLIGWFGSGLVMSLLPIEQVRGEHLRRALATPDWSQAISPAPLAQQLPHHQLKLSQQGITPVYQFSKDKEQLYYSALTAEVIAPLTEAQVKDLARRQYQGSAEIDKMQYMQQAPFEVRHLTAPLWQVQFADEDNSSFYLEEYTGKLLSVRTANWRVFDFVWMLHIMDYENREDFNHPLLIVFSATALFFTLTGALLLPWRRKKRNRS
- a CDS encoding 2OG-Fe(II) oxygenase, with the protein product MSYQWPTLTDWLEQIAPAFYQQGYVVLEQAIPAKLCWQLYQDVQRQSLKAAGVGRQGLHQLDQQVRRDHTAWLDSDNPVQQQYLQQMALLQQDMNQRCFLGLIDFEAHYARYQQGDFYQKHLDAFVGRSNRVLSSVCYLNTPEQGGELVLYDEQDQLLTTIQPKAGTLVIFESCRFPHEVLPASETRYSIAGWFRHNSSIQGQIDPSQ
- a CDS encoding RNA polymerase sigma factor; translated protein: MFKRSDESLIEKAIGGDAKAWQQLVSRYQAPLYYFGLRLLGSPDDARDLLQDVLMVLCRNLAQYRGDSSFKSWLFGIANYRAMDMLRKRKTTTEFTDEHDFYDDEAPSFEQQLYGQHTQRLVQQQLRSLPPEQRLVVELRFYQQFTFDEIADQLALSSNTIKSRFYAALDKLRTQLELTDVEQSANF